A stretch of the Bacillota bacterium genome encodes the following:
- a CDS encoding sulfite exporter TauE/SafE family protein, whose translation MAGYAVDPNAVKQFVQLTPAMKAFLPTLGFFAGLLSGFIGSGGAFVLTPGMMSVGVPGPMAVASNMCHKFPKALVGALKRHKYGHVDVLLGLIMGISAIIGVQVGIVVQKWILHTWGEAGSNLYISAVFILVLGLVGASVLRDAFRCKSEEEAPAQPEKRTEKLWAQRLNIPPMISFRTAKTRVSFWITVPLGFATGLLAATIAVGGFIGVPAMIYILGASGFVGTGTELIIAFVMGLAGSLTWAMAGFVDLRIVLLILSGSLFGVQLGAIGTSFVKDWVIKLVMATVMLIVMVSRVLMVPVYLKDLNLLALGGTAAHYLDRTSFYIMLLSLLVSGVIILGAMARGRRAEKTAAVGAPARASH comes from the coding sequence ATGGCGGGATATGCCGTGGATCCGAATGCGGTGAAACAATTTGTACAACTAACGCCGGCGATGAAAGCTTTCTTGCCTACACTCGGTTTCTTTGCCGGTCTCCTGAGCGGCTTCATCGGGAGCGGCGGGGCGTTCGTTCTGACGCCGGGGATGATGAGCGTGGGTGTACCGGGGCCGATGGCGGTGGCCAGCAACATGTGCCACAAGTTCCCGAAGGCTCTGGTGGGGGCGCTGAAGCGGCATAAATACGGGCACGTGGACGTACTGCTCGGGTTGATCATGGGGATTTCGGCCATAATCGGAGTCCAGGTAGGAATCGTGGTTCAGAAATGGATACTGCACACCTGGGGAGAAGCGGGTTCCAACCTTTATATCAGCGCCGTGTTTATTCTGGTACTCGGCCTGGTCGGGGCGTCGGTGCTCCGGGACGCCTTCCGGTGCAAGAGTGAGGAAGAGGCTCCGGCGCAACCGGAAAAACGAACGGAGAAGCTCTGGGCGCAGAGACTGAATATACCGCCTATGATCAGCTTCAGGACAGCGAAGACACGGGTAAGTTTCTGGATCACCGTGCCGCTCGGGTTCGCTACGGGTTTGCTGGCGGCGACGATTGCGGTGGGCGGCTTCATCGGTGTTCCGGCCATGATTTATATCCTTGGCGCCTCCGGCTTTGTCGGGACCGGAACCGAATTGATCATCGCCTTCGTGATGGGGCTTGCCGGCAGCCTTACCTGGGCTATGGCGGGCTTTGTGGACCTGCGGATCGTGCTCCTGATCCTTTCCGGCTCGCTCTTCGGAGTGCAGCTCGGCGCCATCGGCACCAGTTTCGTAAAGGACTGGGTCATAAAGCTGGTGATGGCTACGGTGATGCTTATCGTGATGGTGAGCCGTGTCCTGATGGTCCCGGTTTATCTGAAAGATTTGAACCTATTAGCGCTCGGCGGGACGGCGGCGCATTACCTTGACAGAACCAGTTTCTATATAATGCTGCTGTCGCTCCTGGTTTCGGGGGTTATCATCCTGGGCGCGATGGCGCGGGGGCGACGCGCGGAAAAAACCGCGGCGGTCGGCGCGCCGGCACGGGCTTCGCACTAA